The Drosophila biarmipes strain raj3 chromosome 2L, RU_DBia_V1.1, whole genome shotgun sequence genome has a window encoding:
- the LOC108032706 gene encoding protein valois: MFPQRSSDLYRTPATHQPPPALELAGNLEYPNLNVADLNARLENLSPRLHDCWDSIAINEHQQIALATNRREGSLWWGMFFGYRRSQLNHMSVDSADFKLQADHTVNIVRYAENDVLLVALGDTRLQAWSTYSKVRNLQSPYCLFLLGEACAHPTPISHLSVFNADRQKAVSGSPDGTVNVWDFSGTDLVSCYHSRCAHTDKLTALATPSGLADKFVTCDRGGCARLWDVRAAAPSSTCLYEDSSHLLSFTSAAWAAATELQGDNYVYIGDYDGQVHTVDIRVPKKLAETRQYFDKGHVSQLLINGPHLAAMSNLPSSVKVAKVQANHEFIYTHQDTHTRLTDAVWSDDSTLITIGHGRKMVTHSIK; encoded by the exons ATGTTCCCGCAGCGCAGCTCGGATCTCTACCGCACGCCGGCGACCCATCAACCACCCCCGGCTCTGGAGCTGGCCGGCAACCTGGAGTACCCGAATCTCAACGTCGCAGATCTGAACGCGCGCCTCGAGAACCTGTCTCCGCGACTCCACGACTGCTGGGACAGCATCGCCATCAATGAGCACCAACAAATCGCCCTGGCCACCAACCGACGCGAGGGAAGCCTCTGGTGGGGCATGTTCTTCGGCTATAGGCGGAGCCAGTTGAACCACATGTCCGTGGACAGCGCCGACTTCAAGCTGCAGGCTGACCACACGGTTAACATTGTGCGCTACGCGGAGAACGACGTGCTGCTGGTGGCCCTGGGCGACACACGCCTTCAGGCCTGGTCCACCTACTCCAAGGTGCGCAATCTGCAGTCACCCTACTGCCTCTTCCTGTTGGGCGAAGCCTGCGCCCATCCCACGCCCATCAGCCACCTGAGCGTCTTCAATGCGGATCGACAAAAGGCCGTATCGGGCTCACCGGATGGCACGGTGAAT GTCTGGGATTTCTCGGGCACCGATCTGGTGAGCTGCTACCATTCGCGCTGCGCCCATACTGATAAGTTGACCGCCCTGGCCACACCCTCAGGATTGGCCGACAAGTTTGTGACCTGTGATCGCGGTGGATGCGCCCGCCTCTGGGATGTCCGGGCAGCGGCTCCATCTTCCACGTGCCTCTACGAAGACTCCTCGCATCTGCTGAGCTTCACGAGCGCCGCCTGGGCTGCTGCAACTGAGCTGCAGGGAGACAATTACGTTTATATTGGTGACTACGATGGCCAGGTTCATACCGTGGACATCCGAGTGCCCAAGAAACTGGCGGAAACCCGGCAATATTTCGACAAGGGACATGTATCGCAACTTCTAATCAATGG gcCCCATCTGGCGGCCATGAGCAATTTGCCCAGCTCCGTGAAAGTGGCCAAGGTGCAGGCGAACCATGAGTTCATCTACACGCACCAGGACACCCATACCCGCCTGACGGACGCCGTTTGGAGCGATGATAGCACCCTCATCACCATAGGACATGGCCGCAAGATGGTGACACATTCGATCAAGTAA